The Diospyros lotus cultivar Yz01 chromosome 11, ASM1463336v1, whole genome shotgun sequence region taaaatactcatttcttaattaacccaaagttctcgggtattacaaataTACTCTCATGTAGGTTCATTATTTGCTAGGGGTGTAGAGGTTTCTCCCCCTTGGGGCCCTATCTGTTGTTCTGGTAGGGCCTTGTATTGTTGATTTTAGCCACTTTGGGGTTGTCCCTTCAATAGGCCTCGATTTGCCTTGGGAAATCTATCTTGTCATGGTGGATTGTTGTAATGGGGTGCCCTCTGATGAGTTAGGGTCAACATAGGTCGATTTGGGAGGAATTGGTCGATCTTACCCTCCCTGGCCAGCTTTTCGTTGTCTAGCCCAGACGTTGGTGGAATTGGAAGAAAGGTTGTGGGTCTTTTTCGGTTCATTCGAGGATTAGGGAAAGTTAATAAGCTTTGTAGAAGGAATTGTAAGGGCTGTAGAGGCTGGTATTATGACTGAAAGTGGCGCATACGCAAGGTGACCATGCCTGAGGTAGTCGTCGGGCCTGGGAATCTTTATGTTAAGTTGTTTGCCCCGTCACTGGTGGGTCGACCACTCTTCTTTGTCCCTTCTTTAGGTTGCTCGGGCAAATCATAGGTTCATAAAATGTCCAGCTACACAACATATCTGTTGGCATGAGAAAATAATTCGGTCAATGTGGTTGGCTGTTTGAGAGTGAGGGACGCTTTGAGTGGCACTAGAATAATcccttgcaaaaaaaaaaaaaaactgctaTTGCCACCCTGACCGGTAAATCCTAAACCTCTAACATCGCAGTTTTGAGGCGATCAATGTATTGGCTCAAAGTTTCCTTGGGACCCTATCGAATACTAAGGAGGTAAGTAGGGCCATTCTTTCTTGTAGCATGAGTTGTGAAGGCTGCAACAAATTTCACTCGTAGTTGTTCGTAGGAAGTGATGTAACCAGAGGGTATTTCACTAAACTAGGCATGGGCATACTCCTTTAATGATTATGGGAAAACCAAGCACATGGTGGCATCGCCTCATTTGTATAAGTACACCAAGGATTTGAATTGTTAAGCGTGGAGGATGGGATCTTCTCTCCCATTGTAGTCAGGCAAGTGTAGGAGTTTAAATTTGGGTAAAAGGGCATGATTGAGCACATCCTTAGAAAAGGGGACTTGTCGCGGTTGTGTATTGTCGGATATTGCCcctgctatttttttttcaaaaacctcTTCAATCGACCTTTTGATTTCTATACCCTAAGAAGTTGGAAGGGACCCTAGTTGCGTATCCTACTTAGGCTTGCGTGCTTCTTTAGTCGAGGTTGTGTTTCCTACAGTTTCTTCTCGCATAACACTTTTCCTAGTGTTCTTACTCCTTTCTGCGTATAAGACTTCTACGATGGGGATTTGTTGTTGAGATTTTGGGGGAACCAATGGTGGCTGTTGTAAAGGTGTCAAAATGTTAATACAAACATTGCCTAAGGCAGGCGTTCTAAGGGCTTGAGCTTCTCTTGGGACTGGCAAGAGCACACGCAACTACCCAAATAGATGTTGTAGAGCTTTGGACTTCTCCTTATCACTCTTTCTCAATTATTTATATCTTTGTTCTAGTCTTTGGAATTCTTCAAGGGACACAATGGAGGATTTTTTGGCTCTAGAGGTTCTAGGTACATCGGCCTGTGCCTGGCCGCCTTCAGTATTCCTTTGTTGAGTTGGCTCGGGGGTTAAATGTCTGGTTTAAATGTCTAGAAACTAGGTGTGTGGGAGATGCAGGTGCATGAGATGTTTGCTCAATAGACCAGTCTTGCACCGGTGGGTGTTGTTCATCAGCTACCCAACTCCCTTATCTTCTTTGGGATGCCATAGGTTCTAGAGAGATGGTCCACAAGTGCTCCCCAGTAGTAGCCTCACGTTGAGATCCCCTTGCTCAAGTAGAGCTCGTTCCCTTAGTCATGAATAATGGCTTCTTGTTCATTCCCACAAATAACACCAAATTATTGTTGTTagactacaacaattaaatttatttatcttggaaATAGACTGAGCAGAGCCCCTCAATAAGATAATGAAGTTTGAGGTGCCACTTAGAAGATCAACAGAGGCTGGGCTTGATCCATTATCTGGGAAAGCTGTGGCTTCAAGGGACCTGGATGAGTCTTTGGAGTTTTTGAGTCAATTGCCCTTGGAAAGTCTTTGGGGGACCAAGGTCAGAAGGGTCCTATAGAGCCTTCGGGGGAGGGTCTTAATCGATCCTCTTGGCGACTGATTCGAATGGATCTACAATCACAGAGACAATCAAAAGGCACACGGGAATTTTTCCCACATGAGTCCCCCAATGCCTAAGTCAAACACTGATCTCCGGAAGTAAATATGCAAGGATGTGGATGATGTGTGAGTTATATGTTAGTTGCAGGTCTTCTAAGGAGTAATCTCTCGATGGGTAGAGCATAATCCAAAGTCTTAAGTCTTCAAGTTAATGGTTTCCATGGTATGCAAATGGGAATTTGTCGACTCTCTGAGGAAGATGTGTCAGGTAAGAGTAGAGGGTTTGGAGATATCTTCGGGGTGAAAGTGCCCTGATGAGCATCTCTGAGTGGGTTTGGAGGTTTTTCGAAGCCACTGGGTAACTTAGGTGTAGATGACTTTGGGTGAGTCTTTGGGCCAACCATGCTGAGACTTAACTACCTTGGAAGACTCTTTGGAGGTTCTAGGGGACTCTTGCCTTGGGAGACTCTTAGGAGTCATCCAGGCTCTTGGgttattttataagaattttgatttttttagagCACCCCACAGCATTTGTcaaatttttactattataataaaaatcactTCTACCAAAAAGATTGATTTTGTAAGAAAAACCATTTAAAGCATTAGACATCAACTTATAGACACTTTTAGTGTTGTCACCTATGTTTTAtcaatgattaaaaaatatttaaaataataaaaatgacaaaaagaatatcaacaaaagtattttttacaACAATTTCTATATTAAGTGTTAGGAACTTTATCTCAAGTGTAAAATTTTAccacattattttttatttgaatttgtatCGTTAACAtgacattttgaaattaattaacattataaatgTTATGTGATCTATCATTACTTAATTAAGGCAAATTGCACTTAAATGATGTTCAATATGAATACTTCGTAAGTacaatatttgtaattttttttattataaggAATCGAGAGGTTCCCAATACACAACGACCTTTGGTTGAGACCGTCACACCCTCCATATAAGCCCCTGACCCTACTCACACAAGCACATTAGCGAAGCAAGTAAGACCTGATCGAAACCTGAGACCTAAACCCCAGATAATACACATAGTTGTGAGGATCCAAGATTCGAACACACAACCTTATGGTCTCCAAGATCCTGAACGTGCACGATTGGACCGTGTGCGCTACCCATTTTCATtggaaaaaatagttttttttttttttttggttgcctATTCACCTCACAGCCAAACAAGCTATATGTCGTGGCACATTGATTTTTGCCATGGATTTGTTTGTTTTGAGCTTTTTGGCCTTCATGTGTTGTTTTCACAGTTGGAGACATTAAACAGTTCCAAACTGGTGTTTTTGAATAATCAGAAGCCCGTCAAAGCTCGTCGCCTCAATGCCTTAGGCTACAACTACATCGTATGTGACTGAACCCTGCGAAGCTCCATCATTTCTTCTGCTGTCTCAACCACAAAGACAAAGTAAGCCAATTCTCCGTATTCGTGGACACCAGCATTGGGAGCCGCGCAAGGGCGGTCATCCCAAGTAAGCCAATTCTCCCTCAAAACAGAACATTTCTTATCCAATTATGCACTCTCTCAATAACCTTCATTTCCAGACATAATAAGTGTCCAACATCAAAACTAATCTAGCAAAAGGCTCTGAACCGAACAAAGTGGAGGGGAGGAAACCTGTTTTGAGCCCGAAGAAAGCCCGGCAATACCCTACTACCACCTGGACCTACCCATTTGTCAACCAACAATGTCAGGATTGATGAGGTCAATCGCCAACGTCGAGGAACCCAAGAATAGCGAGCCAGGTATTGTCAGCACTGCCACTGCTAAGTTAGTGAAGGAAGGCAACACACCTTTGTCCGGGACCAACCAACACCCACTTCGATGGCTAAAGTTGGACGCTGGAAGGGTGTCCCTCACCGCTCGCCGTTGTACTACGACGTGGAAGAGTAGGAGTCTAAAAACTGCGGTAATGTGCATGCTAGAAGAAGACTGGCTAATTGAATagtttttcttttgtctttcaGCTTGGTCGTTTCTTTCCTTATATAGAGTTGATGAGTGATACAAATCCTCGTAACCTTTTTTCAGAAAGAGGATTTTGTTTTCTTGTGAGAATTTCATGTTTAACACAAGCATAGTCTTCAGAATGATGATTTTAGTGGCATTCAACAATTTCTGTAAAATGTTTCGAACATAGGCTCCACAGATACCACATGTAGACAAGTTTCAGGAGCTCAAGTGCTTGTAATTGAAAGCCTATTTGATTTATTATGGAGTCCAAAAGCCATACTCCTCTGACCATGAAAAACAGACCTTCTAtattcaaaatatgatatacaCTTCCCAAAATGTTTCCCAAGGAGAAAACCTGGTCAAATCAGGAAACAGACCTGTGATTTCtgaagaaaattatataaaatgaaagcCATTGATACCTCCTCTTGAACGATATTTGGTGAGATCCTCAAGGGCTTGCAGAACCAAGTCCTGATCATACCATTCATCGCGGTATCTGTGAGGCTGCAGCTTCCTGGTCTTGCTAGTCGATGCAAACATCTGTTTTCTCCATTCTTCACATGGTGGATTTGCGCACTCAGCAGCAAGCCAGTCGATATACTCAAACTACAAAATGTTATATTACAAGAGATTATATTTCTGTGCACATAAAATTTCCATAAAAATTGCAACCAAAAGCTACAGTATGAAGAATTTAAGACGATGGATTGAAACTTCTGCACGCAGACAAAACACTCGAGGAAGATATTATTCAAGGAATAGCAGGTCAAACAGCTTACTGGAACACACAAGCAAAAATAGAAGACGACTTGCCTGTATGAAGGGATACGATGAAATGACAAGAGAGTATCAATTCAGTAGTTTTGAAGAGCTACTAACACAACTTGCCTGTAAGTTGTAACTATAACAAGTTGAGAGATTGAAGATAATAGTCATATTGCACAAGATTTGCGGCCTACTACCAAGAATCCATGCTTCAAGAAGCCTTTGGAAGTCAcaagaaatgaaatggaaaataaaattgCACTCTTGGACGAAGCATGTTTTTAAGGGCAAAAAGGGTGTAATTTCAGATACCTTGGGAAGATTGCTAATCATTAATCTCGTACTATGATCAGCCTGAGGTAAGTAGCAGCTAGTATAAATTCAAGAGAGGGATGCATGGTGATCCCATAATTTGATCTTCAATATCAAGAGCCATCTAAATTGTGAGTATATTTAAGTTCTCTGCCGCCTTAGATGTTAAATGTAACAATGCACAAGAATACCACAGAATTGAGGATCCCGCAAATATGTCAGTAGTTCTTGCTTAATAAAAAGGGGAAACCCTAGGTGTGAGGGACACCAATGAGTTGTCGAGGTGGTTGGAACACCTGGCTACCTGTCCGCTTCAGTGCCCCTAAACACAGACCCCTTCTAGGGATGACTCACTAGGCCGTCCATGCACATTGCATAACCCCCCCCGGCGGGTGTCCTCTTTATCATGCTCCGCATGGCTAAGGGACCAAGGAAGCCACACGGAGGCAAAGTGAGGCCGCTCAAGGGAGAACTAGAACTCGAGACCTTTCCTCAGGGGCATCAACACCCTTGCCACTTAGGCTACCACCCTAGTGGTAAGCCTGTGCTAGTATTTTGATCCTACGATCTATTGTGATGCAATTACTGCACAAATTGGGCTTCTTGTCCGGGTGCCGTAATTTGTCGAGCTTGAGCAGAAGGAAACATTTCAACATTCTAATTTATGGCTAAACAACATGAACCTGATAATCAGCCAAGTTGTGAGTGTATCGTTTAGGAAATCCAGACTCTTCCAGTGCTTTGTAAAATTGTTCAACATCAGCCATCATCTCATCTGTTGTTGGAAGCGTGACTCTCCCAGACAAAATAGCTGCAATCCACTTGCTCTGGAATTCAAACAATGGGAAGGGGATAACCTGGAATCAACAGAATGCAAAGATTTATTTTACCTCAAAAGAAAATGGCAAGCGGTTGATCCCACAAAGTGACAAGCGAAGAGTCACATAAAATAGGGGCCAACCTTCCATGGTAGACCAACAAAGGAAAGCCAGGGGGCCAAGAGAGGCGGAAAAATGTGCTTGTACAACGGCCCCACACAGTTGTCATCCACTGTCACAATGCCATTGGTATCAAGAAAAGGGAAATCATACTTGTAtctgcaaaaagaaaataggaaaacaaTGATCAAATCATAGATTCCAGACTCCTCTTTGTTCCAGTTTTAATTAATCAACTGGGATGCACCCTGTACAGTGGAGAATCACATCCGCATGGACCATATTCCCGTCTTGGAAAACCACCATGCCATCTTCACAGACGCTATCTATctacaataaaagaaaaatcagttttttCTACTCAAAAAAACTCCTATCAAAAGTGTAAAAAGTTTCACATATTGAGTTATGCTGCTATCGTTGAGGCAGCCCCTGATTTTCAGGGTTCATATGCGCAAAGAGCTATTTCTACAACTTAAATCTATGGCCTTCCGGtccaaaggagcaaccttaccattcccaaacataataataaatgaatgaaCAAAAATGTACGAAACAAGTGTTCTTACCATGGAATGAAGCCACATGTTACTGTATCCAGGGACTTTTCCTATTGTATAAGTAGGTGATCTAGATGCAATATGAACTTCTTTAGCAACCCCGACAAGCTCTATAGATATATCAATAGCACTTGACGAACTCCCAATCAAAATTACAGTCTGGCCATGGCACATGGAAATAGGTTAGCACTTATAAAGAAAAActataaatttgaaaacaataaagaatgaaacataGTACTAAAAATCCAACAAGGAACTTTCAGTGGTAACACTATAATTCCAATATACTTGTAAACCAAAGATGAAAAATACTGTGATAGAATTTACTTTTGCCTTTTCTCATCTCATGTAAATTGGTTGCTAGATGCTGTTCGAGTAAGGACGGATGCGATCGAAGATCCTAATCTAACTTCTTTTCTCTGATCAAATCAAATACAGGTATCTCATGGAGGTTTAGCCAAGAATTTAGCAAGcgaaaattttgtttgaaattgatttctGGCCTCAAACGAGAAGGATTCCCCTTTGTAATGCAAATCACAGAAAAACTCTAGTTCTTGTTACCCGATATTGTATTAACTGACTGTCCAAACACACAGTACAGCTTGAACAAGTGcacaataaagaaaatgataagtTCATTTTCCTACCTCCTAGATCGGTGGAAAATGCAATTTCTAGGAATTTTCTAAATAATAGGATCGCTTTTTATGTTCAATTTTCAGAGACATGGAGTTACGATGGTCATAAGCTATTGGCTTGTTTTAGAACACTATTGCACTTATAAGTTCTATTCAACTTTATACATGAAATTTGAACTACCCTGACATACATATTGGTAGATGACAGAGATAGCTTCATTCTTAAGCCATGCAAAAATCAAAAACTTCCAGCTTTTCAATAGACAAGAAGTATCAAAACATATAAGAGATCCAGATTGTTGATTGAGTTAACAAGGAGATCACATAAACATGCCAAACAAAAATGTTACCACAGTTTAGGCAATGAAATTCATCGAAAGACACATTTATCccccaaaaatatattttttaattgagagacCCAAGATGAATGATATTAATGTACAGAAGCTGCACAATTGTCTAGATTTCAGCATCCTACAGTAAGGCCTCATTGTCTACCGATTGAAAATTCCCTTTGTTACAAATGTGACGACATTGCAAAATTTTGGTTACAAACGAAGTGACCTTTCGCCAATGCCAATGAACATGTGGTTTAGTTATAACGTCACTTGGGAGAGATTGTCGTTTCAAAATTAGGTGTGGGGAGCCTAGCAAACACCTCAAAATTATAGTAACCATATCATTGATTCCGCTCGGACATTTCAGTATCTTTCTTTAGAGAAGATTGGGAAGCCATGTTTATAACACAAAGTTCCGAACCATCAAAAAACAAAGTATTGACAGTTGATCGTGTATGCAGAAATATTCAACAGGAACAGAGATTGAGGCTCAGGACATACTTGACTTTTGAAAGGCTCGGGAACACGGTAATTGTGGCTATGAATTTGCTCTCCTGGCCACTTCTCAATGCCTGGAACGCATTACAGAGACAAAACAACTATTCACAAACATACAGAAATACTATATCTGTTTTCTCTGTATCACCCCCTTAAGAATGATTAAATTAACCAAAGATTAAACTTTTAGGGCATACATACATCAAGCCACAACAAAAGCACAGAATCACTGCTTTTAATGTTTAATTCCAGTAGGAACCTAAAAATGCTATTTGAAAAGTCTGTCTCTCAACCAAACCATTTGGAGCCTTTTCTCCTCAGAAATCGgatctttaaattttataaagcaATGAACACCCATTAACGTGGACTGACACATCATTTTGGTTATACTTTTCTCACATCACTTTTGTAAAGATGTCATTTTTTGTGCTACAAATTAGGCCATCATCAAAATTTACGAATTTGCCAAAGTTCGGCCATAAAAGTTGGCAATCAGTTCCAAATAAATtggtaatccacacaaaaattAGCTTTTGGAA contains the following coding sequences:
- the LOC127813368 gene encoding flavin-containing monooxygenase FMO GS-OX-like 3 isoform X4, with protein sequence MTNPSPTVHLPTMPRRVAVIGAGAAGLVAARELRREGHRVVVFEREDKVGGTWVYGPATETDPLGVDPFRRIVQSSLYASLRTNLPREVMGFRDYPFGSTGRDPRRFPGHAEVLEYINDFAAEFGLGELVRLGTEVTRVGLAADGKWTVRWKSGADQLDELYDAVVVCNGHFTEPRIAQIPGIEKWPGEQIHSHNYRVPEPFKSQTVILIGSSSSAIDISIELVGVAKEVHIASRSPTYTIGKVPGYSNMWLHSMIDSVCEDGMVVFQDGNMVHADVILHCTGYKYDFPFLDTNGIVTVDDNCVGPLYKHIFPPLLAPWLSFVGLPWKVIPFPLFEFQSKWIAAILSGRVTLPTTDEMMADVEQFYKALEESGFPKRYTHNLADYQFEYIDWLAAECANPPCEEWRKQMFASTSKTRKLQPHRYRDEWYDQDLVLQALEDLTKYRSRGEACNG
- the LOC127813368 gene encoding flavin-containing monooxygenase FMO GS-OX-like 3 isoform X2, which codes for MTNPSPTVHLPTMPRRVAVIGAGAAGLVAARELRREGHRVVVFEREDKVGGTWVYGPATETDPLGVDPFRRIVQSSLYASLRTNLPREVMGFRDYPFGSTGRDPRRFPGHAEVLEYINDFAAEFGLGELVRLGTEVTRVGLAADGKWTVRWKSGADQLDELYDAVVVCNGHFTEPRIAQIPGIEKWPGEQIHSHNYRVPEPFKSQTVILIGSSSSAIDISIELVGVAKEVHIASRSPTYTIGKVPGYSNMWLHSMIDSVCEDGMVVFQDGNMVHADVILHCTGYKYDFPFLDTNGIVTVDDNCVGPLYKHIFPPLLAPWLSFVGLPWKVIPFPLFEFQSKWIAAILSGRVTLPTTDEMMADVEQFYKALEESGFPKRYTHNLADYQFEYIDWLAAECANPPCEEWRKQMFASTSKTRKLQPHRYRDEWYDQDLVLQALEDLTKYRSRGGINGFHFI